The Thermoclostridium stercorarium subsp. stercorarium DSM 8532 genome contains a region encoding:
- a CDS encoding glycoside hydrolase family 140 protein yields the protein MERIKISENGRYLMYESGKPFFWLGDTAWLLFQKLSADEAQEYINDRRDKGFNVIQAVLIHDVTDTNVYGKPALDDDSITKTFINNSPDLESPNSYWKHVDRVVDMAEKAGMYMGLLPVWGSIVKAGYLNRDNVVEYGTWLAEHFKDRKNIIWILGGDIKGNEHYEIWDTLGNTIKAHNPDALMTFHPFGRTQSSEWFHNAPWLDFNMFQSGHRRYNQKMKQEEEDDDRIRIGQDNWRYVMNDYQKTPVKPTLDGEPAYESIPQGLHDPTQPYWDANDVRRYAYWSVFAGACGHTYGHNAVMQMHRPCDLRGSFGVREYWYDALKAEGARQMHYLKDLMLSVPYFERIPDQSVIDGDIGEKYDRLLATRGASYIFVYTYTGRSISVRMGKISGEKVIARWFDPKTGEMFKIGEFENSGVREFEPPRKEGEWPDYVLILTDSRKEYFL from the coding sequence ATGGAAAGAATCAAAATATCAGAAAACGGCAGATATCTGATGTATGAAAGTGGAAAACCTTTTTTCTGGCTTGGGGACACGGCCTGGCTGCTATTTCAGAAACTGAGCGCCGATGAAGCGCAGGAATACATAAATGACAGACGGGATAAAGGTTTTAACGTAATTCAGGCGGTGCTGATACATGATGTAACCGATACAAACGTGTACGGCAAACCGGCTCTGGATGATGACAGCATAACGAAGACATTCATAAACAACAGTCCCGATTTGGAAAGCCCAAACAGCTACTGGAAGCATGTCGACAGGGTTGTGGACATGGCTGAAAAAGCCGGCATGTATATGGGATTGCTTCCCGTCTGGGGCAGCATTGTAAAGGCGGGATACTTAAACAGAGATAATGTTGTGGAATATGGAACATGGCTTGCGGAACATTTCAAGGACAGAAAAAACATTATCTGGATTTTGGGCGGAGATATTAAAGGCAATGAGCACTATGAAATATGGGACACGCTGGGAAACACCATAAAAGCCCATAACCCTGATGCTTTAATGACATTTCATCCCTTTGGAAGGACGCAGTCGTCCGAATGGTTTCATAATGCGCCGTGGCTTGATTTTAACATGTTTCAGTCGGGACACAGGCGGTATAATCAGAAAATGAAACAGGAAGAGGAAGATGATGACAGAATAAGGATAGGTCAGGATAACTGGCGGTATGTAATGAATGATTATCAAAAAACGCCCGTTAAGCCCACTTTGGATGGTGAGCCCGCATATGAAAGCATTCCTCAGGGGTTGCATGATCCGACGCAGCCGTACTGGGACGCAAACGACGTTCGCAGGTATGCATACTGGTCGGTTTTTGCAGGGGCATGCGGGCATACTTACGGGCATAACGCGGTAATGCAGATGCACAGGCCATGTGACTTAAGGGGCTCATTTGGTGTGCGCGAATACTGGTACGACGCATTAAAAGCCGAAGGGGCACGGCAGATGCATTATTTAAAGGATCTGATGCTTTCTGTTCCGTATTTTGAAAGAATTCCTGATCAGTCGGTAATTGACGGGGATATAGGAGAAAAATATGATCGACTGCTGGCCACAAGGGGGGCAAGTTACATATTCGTTTATACCTATACCGGGCGGAGCATTAGCGTGAGGATGGGAAAGATATCGGGCGAAAAGGTGATTGCAAGGTGGTTTGATCCAAAAACAGGAGAAATGTTTAAAATAGGAGAGTTTGAAAATAGCGGGGTGCGGGAATTTGAACCTCCCAGAAAAGAAGGGGAATGGCCTGATTATGTTCTGATACTTACAGACAGCAGAAAAGAGTATTTTTTATGA
- a CDS encoding ABC transporter permease subunit, with protein sequence MAEKKALLFIIKSTKIEELCKENDEKISRNIFITDSDGNILFGISGSVVDYDLFDVVSGIDGGENEGFYFDTVDNGKYMIVYARSRYNDLIFTEIIPQSVAMSKVNNIKQMTCYMVALYFLIGIVSAVSFAKRNSEPFNELAGKLKPFLQKLNGMPDEKTNSDELEYIRNGVDYLKNTVQQTYYELKDIFLERLFNGSFNNLEDLKQAGEKLNLSMDGSFYCVAVMELLFSETWEENIKRKAVQNIYEEISRSLPDFVLGVNLRKFRINFLFTLQSNNKESMDNIMNFVLKVKSSIQRDGRVNAACGIGLVVPSLTDVQFSYEQAIFTLNNVAKKSLKIIQYGDLPDSTLENIFYYPIEMEHKLINSTKAVAELSQIYFYNGEGRVLKTEHTVARKNAYHLKRGIIRHWQLYLLAIPPVAYLIIFKYVPLFGSIIAFKDYNFAKGILGSNWVGTKHFVKFFRSPQFKTLMVNTIGLSLYQIVAGILPPILLAVALNYARNRIFKKTVQMVTYMPYFISTVLIVGILSQLLSLNGLVNQVIKAMGLNPVHFMGEPKLFRTIYVFSGIWQNNGYNAVIYLAALASISPELYEAAIIDGASIWKRIYYIDIPSILPTAVILLILACGRVLSIGYEKVLLMQNNMNMQTSDIISTYVYRVGLVSMQYSYSTAIGLFQSVVSFILLVLVNRVSRKINETSLW encoded by the coding sequence ATGGCGGAAAAGAAGGCTTTGCTTTTTATAATAAAAAGCACGAAGATTGAGGAACTTTGCAAAGAGAACGATGAAAAAATAAGCCGCAATATTTTCATAACGGATTCTGATGGAAATATTCTGTTTGGAATATCTGGTTCAGTGGTTGATTATGATCTTTTTGATGTTGTATCCGGAATTGACGGCGGGGAGAATGAAGGTTTTTATTTTGATACCGTTGATAACGGGAAGTATATGATTGTGTATGCCCGATCGCGATATAATGACCTGATATTTACCGAAATTATCCCGCAGTCTGTTGCCATGAGCAAAGTTAACAATATAAAACAAATGACGTGCTATATGGTGGCGCTATATTTTCTTATCGGTATAGTCAGTGCCGTGTCTTTCGCCAAACGCAACAGTGAGCCGTTTAATGAACTGGCGGGAAAATTAAAGCCTTTTTTGCAGAAACTGAACGGTATGCCTGATGAAAAAACAAATTCAGATGAACTTGAATACATAAGAAACGGTGTTGATTATTTAAAAAATACGGTACAGCAAACATATTACGAGCTGAAGGATATCTTTTTGGAACGACTTTTTAACGGCAGTTTTAATAATCTTGAAGATTTAAAGCAGGCAGGCGAAAAACTGAATTTAAGTATGGATGGTTCTTTTTACTGCGTTGCCGTAATGGAACTTCTTTTTTCAGAAACATGGGAAGAAAATATAAAGAGAAAAGCAGTTCAAAATATATATGAAGAAATTAGCCGGAGTTTGCCCGATTTTGTTCTCGGTGTAAACTTAAGGAAGTTCAGAATAAATTTTCTGTTTACGCTTCAGTCAAATAATAAAGAGTCGATGGATAACATAATGAACTTTGTGCTTAAAGTCAAATCATCAATACAGCGGGACGGGAGAGTTAACGCTGCATGCGGAATCGGACTTGTGGTTCCGAGTTTGACTGATGTTCAGTTCTCATATGAACAGGCAATCTTTACGCTGAACAATGTGGCAAAAAAATCCTTAAAAATTATACAGTATGGTGATTTGCCTGATTCAACCCTTGAGAATATTTTCTACTATCCTATTGAAATGGAGCATAAGCTGATCAATTCCACCAAAGCTGTCGCCGAACTGTCACAGATTTATTTCTATAACGGGGAGGGCCGTGTTTTGAAAACCGAACACACAGTAGCAAGGAAAAATGCTTATCATTTAAAAAGGGGAATAATCAGGCACTGGCAGTTATATTTGCTGGCAATACCGCCGGTTGCATATTTGATTATTTTTAAATATGTTCCGTTGTTTGGATCAATAATAGCCTTTAAAGATTATAACTTTGCAAAAGGAATTCTCGGAAGCAATTGGGTCGGAACCAAGCATTTTGTTAAATTTTTCAGGTCCCCGCAGTTTAAAACCCTGATGGTTAATACGATAGGGCTTTCCTTATACCAGATAGTTGCGGGAATCTTGCCGCCCATCCTTCTGGCGGTTGCATTGAATTATGCCCGAAACAGGATATTTAAAAAAACCGTTCAGATGGTAACGTATATGCCCTATTTTATATCAACGGTTTTGATTGTGGGAATTCTGTCCCAGCTTCTTTCACTGAATGGCCTTGTAAATCAGGTTATTAAGGCGATGGGATTAAATCCAGTTCATTTCATGGGTGAACCCAAACTGTTCAGGACCATTTATGTATTTTCGGGAATTTGGCAAAACAACGGTTATAACGCTGTAATCTATCTGGCAGCATTGGCATCAATAAGCCCTGAATTGTATGAAGCAGCTATAATTGACGGTGCTTCCATCTGGAAAAGAATATACTATATTGATATTCCGAGTATATTGCCTACAGCGGTCATACTGCTTATTCTTGCATGCGGAAGGGTTTTGTCGATAGGTTATGAAAAGGTTTTGCTGATGCAGAATAATATGAATATGCAGACTTCGGACATTATTTCAACATATGTGTACAGGGTAGGGCTGGTTTCGATGCAATACAGTTATTCCACCGCAATTGGTTTGTTTCAGTCTGTTGTTTCATTTATACTTCTTGTTCTGGTTAACAGGGTATCAAGAAAGATAAATGAAACAAGTTTATGGTAA
- a CDS encoding carbohydrate ABC transporter permease: MEKGKTKDSVSDKVFYVVNGLFLFFCLVVVALPLINVISQSFSSPQAVIAGRVYLWPVDFNVNAYKRIFTTKLLMIGYRNSFLYTFVGTLINIVMTVAIAYPLSRKDFVGRNIITGLFVFTMIFSAPLIPTYLTIKNLGLLDTFWVMVLPGAISVYNMIIARTFFQSTIPAELFEAAELDGASDIRVLTSVILPLSKPILAVLVLYYAVGHWNSYFDGMIYLNTETKFPLQVVLRNILASVETIEQMVSSIDIADAQKLAYIEVMKYAIIVFGSIPVIILYPFVQKYFVKGVMIGSVKG; the protein is encoded by the coding sequence ATGGAAAAGGGAAAAACAAAAGATTCTGTATCTGATAAAGTTTTTTATGTTGTAAATGGCTTATTTCTGTTTTTTTGCCTGGTTGTCGTTGCTTTGCCGCTGATAAACGTTATAAGTCAGTCGTTCAGTTCACCGCAGGCAGTTATTGCCGGCAGAGTGTATTTGTGGCCTGTTGATTTTAACGTAAATGCGTATAAACGTATTTTCACGACCAAATTACTGATGATTGGGTACAGAAATTCATTCCTTTATACTTTTGTTGGAACGCTGATTAATATAGTGATGACCGTGGCAATTGCATATCCTCTTTCCCGTAAGGACTTTGTCGGACGAAACATTATCACGGGGTTGTTTGTTTTTACAATGATTTTTAGTGCTCCGTTGATTCCCACTTATCTGACAATTAAAAACCTTGGATTGCTTGATACTTTCTGGGTGATGGTATTACCGGGGGCAATTTCGGTTTACAATATGATTATTGCCCGCACTTTTTTCCAGAGTACAATTCCGGCAGAACTGTTCGAAGCTGCGGAACTGGACGGGGCAAGCGATATCAGGGTGTTAACGTCGGTAATTTTGCCTTTGTCCAAACCGATTTTGGCGGTTCTGGTATTGTATTATGCCGTGGGGCATTGGAATTCGTATTTTGACGGGATGATTTATCTTAATACCGAGACAAAATTCCCGTTACAGGTTGTGTTGCGTAATATTCTGGCAAGTGTTGAAACGATTGAGCAGATGGTCAGCAGTATAGATATTGCAGATGCGCAGAAACTTGCTTATATTGAGGTAATGAAATACGCCATTATCGTTTTCGGAAGCATTCCGGTGATTATACTGTATCCGTTTGTGCAGAAATATTTTGTAAAAGGCGTTATGATCGGTTCGGTAAAAGGATGA
- a CDS encoding nucleoside hydrolase-like domain-containing protein yields MFVDFTRGALSGERYRVIVSNDIGGSDPDDFQSMVHYLLYSDLFDTEGLISSPWGAGRVKDILEVIDQYEIDYPKLRSYSSDYPTPDYLRSVTKQGALEIAPFKGYSNPTEGSEWIIRCARKDDPRTLYVLVWGLLEDLAQALHDAPDIKDKLRVYYIAGPNKKWGLNAYEYIRENFPDLWIIENNSTYRGWFVGGNQENDLGNKTFVTNHVAGHGALGNFFAKHLDGVIKMGDTPSVAYLLKGTPECPEKPSWGGSFVKVGNRPKSIYHGITTEKDTVEVFGVLELVLEGPHIDKSHDEPVFSLIVQGQEFYGYYCGQGEYRVRYMPKTTGLWNYTIKSDIPELNGLRGMFTCTEETEEGRKGNEKLYPHWWSDIIDERYAENEHKGAKTVNMWREEFLRDFQARMDRCL; encoded by the coding sequence ATGTTTGTTGATTTCACCAGAGGCGCTTTGTCTGGGGAGCGTTACCGGGTTATTGTCTCGAACGACATAGGCGGAAGCGATCCTGACGATTTTCAGTCGATGGTTCACTATCTACTTTATTCGGATTTATTCGACACAGAAGGGCTTATATCTTCGCCATGGGGGGCGGGGCGAGTAAAGGATATTCTTGAAGTGATTGATCAGTACGAAATTGATTATCCTAAATTACGTTCATACTCGTCTGATTATCCCACACCTGATTACCTGCGTTCGGTTACAAAGCAGGGCGCACTTGAAATTGCTCCGTTTAAAGGGTACAGTAATCCGACCGAAGGATCTGAATGGATTATACGGTGCGCCAGAAAAGACGATCCGCGCACTTTATATGTTCTGGTTTGGGGGCTTTTGGAGGATTTGGCCCAGGCTCTTCATGATGCGCCTGATATCAAAGACAAACTGAGGGTTTATTATATTGCAGGTCCCAACAAGAAATGGGGGCTGAATGCTTACGAATATATCCGTGAAAATTTCCCCGATTTATGGATAATAGAAAATAATTCAACCTATAGAGGATGGTTTGTGGGCGGAAATCAGGAGAATGATTTAGGCAATAAAACCTTTGTAACAAACCACGTGGCAGGGCACGGCGCGCTGGGGAATTTTTTTGCAAAGCATCTTGACGGGGTCATTAAAATGGGAGATACACCGTCGGTTGCCTACCTGCTTAAAGGGACGCCGGAGTGCCCTGAAAAGCCGTCATGGGGTGGATCCTTCGTTAAGGTAGGGAATCGGCCTAAGTCCATATATCACGGTATCACGACCGAAAAAGACACGGTTGAGGTTTTCGGCGTGCTCGAACTGGTTTTGGAAGGACCGCATATCGATAAAAGCCATGATGAACCTGTGTTTTCGCTGATTGTACAGGGGCAGGAGTTTTATGGCTATTACTGCGGACAAGGCGAATACAGGGTACGTTACATGCCGAAAACAACGGGTTTGTGGAATTATACAATTAAAAGCGATATTCCGGAACTGAACGGGTTAAGGGGTATGTTTACGTGCACGGAGGAAACCGAGGAAGGACGTAAGGGTAATGAGAAACTTTACCCGCACTGGTGGTCCGATATTATAGATGAAAGATATGCCGAGAATGAACACAAAGGTGCGAAGACGGTGAATATGTGGAGAGAAGAGTTTTTGCGCGATTTTCAGGCCAGGATGGATCGGTGCCTGTAA